The following proteins are co-located in the Spirosoma montaniterrae genome:
- a CDS encoding sensor histidine kinase, with protein sequence MNWNRTAFWGITYRQLALVLGMYAAAILLYTVSLTISQQTWSKQSFGADFLAYLPRNTFEYGLKLLLTAPVWYLLFVRLRYWPLFHRVLLHVVLLPLFIMVWQSTYYAIADAFKLGRLRDSAQIWDTYIGALFYLVQFGVFHAYAYYRDYQQQRIREVELRELAVKSELSALKAQLNPHFLYNVFNTISATVPPAQEHTRELLADLADLFRYQLQASRTDLVTVADEIAFVRKYLDLEKARFGDRLRVYFDVSDDVLNQPMPPMLLQPLIENSVRHGIAPLIDGGDVLIKIDRQNGHLAVEVADTGVGLNGSAISGNGVGLANTRMRLSKMYGHELHISPVQPHGLRVQFEIPV encoded by the coding sequence ATGAACTGGAACCGCACGGCTTTCTGGGGAATTACGTACCGCCAACTCGCGCTGGTGCTGGGTATGTACGCGGCTGCCATACTGCTGTACACCGTGTCACTGACGATCAGCCAGCAAACATGGTCGAAACAATCATTTGGGGCCGATTTTCTGGCGTACTTGCCCCGTAACACGTTTGAATACGGACTGAAACTTTTGCTGACGGCTCCCGTCTGGTATTTGCTGTTTGTGCGGTTGCGATACTGGCCTTTGTTCCACCGTGTACTGCTGCACGTTGTCTTGTTGCCGCTCTTTATAATGGTTTGGCAAAGTACCTATTATGCCATTGCCGATGCGTTTAAACTTGGCCGGCTGCGCGACAGTGCCCAAATTTGGGACACCTACATTGGCGCGTTGTTTTACCTCGTTCAGTTTGGTGTTTTTCATGCCTATGCTTACTACCGCGACTATCAGCAACAGCGTATCCGCGAAGTCGAACTCCGCGAACTGGCCGTAAAAAGTGAACTCTCGGCACTGAAAGCACAGTTAAATCCGCACTTCCTGTACAACGTGTTCAACACGATCAGCGCGACGGTGCCGCCCGCTCAGGAACACACCCGCGAACTGCTGGCCGACCTCGCCGACCTGTTCCGCTATCAGCTTCAGGCATCGCGCACAGATCTGGTAACTGTAGCCGACGAAATAGCCTTCGTCCGTAAATACTTAGACCTCGAAAAAGCCCGCTTCGGCGACCGGCTGCGCGTTTACTTCGACGTATCCGACGACGTTCTGAACCAGCCCATGCCGCCTATGCTGTTGCAACCACTCATTGAAAACTCGGTTCGGCACGGCATTGCTCCGCTCATCGATGGTGGCGACGTGCTGATAAAAATAGACCGACAAAATGGACACCTGGCGGTCGAGGTGGCCGATACGGGCGTGGGATTGAACGGCTCAGCGATTAGCGGTAACGGCGTTGGGCTGGCAAATACCCGGATGCGGCTGTCGAAAATGTACGGCCACGAACTACACATCAGCCCGGTTCAGCCCCACGGACTGCGGGTGCAATTCGAGATACCAGTTTAG